The genomic region CCCGTTGTCCTACGAGTTTGTTCACGGCTGCAATAGTTATATTGGGTATAGGAATAATTTCCGcccctttttgttgaaaagaagcgtataaacaattcccatagcgtgaaaacgttttccaacaggGAAATCTGggaaatctgtatcttcgaattttttggcacatcatcgcaatctttgcccttacatcgaaatcgtggtttttaaaggagcatcgtccccgtaaatatataataaatataatatagtaaatatataacacctttctttacaacaaaataatgcaacggGAAGTCattcccgcaaatgctgcttacttggaacaaaagtcgacatttttcacgcgaaaaattgactgctgttcacgctcgaaacaattgccactaactgcgttttgaagcttagacttactacgttccatcaaatacgcgatcggtacttaagtacaacgacatctccaaaagggcggaaacatattcccatacccaataaaataaaattttgttccgtcaaggggcctattcacgatcaagcttGTTGCGCAACAATGCCGCAACATGATTGAACGTAAATGATAGTGATTGACTAATTCCGCGAACTGTTgtgtaaaatcagaatttcctCATATTTTGTGCACAACAAATGGGTTGCGCAACGATGTGTACTGTGAATGGCAGTGTGgcacaaatattgtcagacgAGTCTCATCACTACGGAGTGGAAAACTGAACGATTGCTCAAATTATATGTCAACACGAATACAATTTGGATTTGCGCAACATCGTGCTGCATAATAATTGTTGCGCaaaatgcttgatcgtgaataggccccttaatCCTCATCCGTTTGAAGAGGTCATCGCCAGTCGGGGTCGCTATTATACGACAAAGGGTCAAGCATTTATTATCGGTAAAATAAAATTCAGTGTAGCAACAAGTAATTCAGTATATAACGCTAATTTATTACAGAGTTAAAATTCCgttgttattttattcattaaaagCACCACGCGATTAACATAATCATGGCTGCGCGCGAttcattatacattttattttgcattataatTTCAATGTACATTACACGCCGGCTATCAAGTCAGAATTCATCACCGCACCAGACAGAAAGCATGAAAAGGAATCGCGTGGTATGAGCTCACAATTCCGTGAAAAGGACGGCGCGTGTTATAATTTCCAGGACTCATTGTTCAGgaattaatttctcattttatgaTTCACGATTCGCGCGCTgccttttatattcaaagttcGAGCAGCCCCGTAGTAATTTTAAACCCCCAGCGACCCGTAAAATTGCTTCAAAACGGATAATAAAAGCTCTAGAAACAATTATATTTTCTACAAGAACATAACAGCTTCGTCGATATCATTTTGTGCAAATTCAGTGAATTATTGAATCGCCAAATATACTTTTGACATTTTATTCAATCATAAACGAATTGCATGTGTCAAACTAAAATTAACTACGTTCCTGTTTGCAGTACATAATTAAGCGGATATTCAGTTTcgctttaaataaaattatctgaATGTAATTTACAGAGATTGAAATTAAATGGAATCTCTTATCCTCTGCCTCTATCAGGCATTATTGATTTCTCATCAATCCATAAAGGTGTCTCACCCATTGTGAATTCTAGCATATACTAATGACCTTGATAAGGCATATTCacctttttttaacattttacaAAAGGGTGCATTgcattcaataaaataatgtcGCTATGGAGGCCACTGCTGGATTAAATGCCGATCACGAACGTGTTAAAAAGACTAGCTTTATCTTCGGCGTATCGCAATTTCCAGTTAATTCGACCTCTTGCGAGCGGGGGTTGCTCTTCCCCGGACTCGCCGGAAGAAGAGATCAGACAGGATTCcgataataatttttttgccCGGGTTCGAAAAGTTTTTCGGTATATCCGCGAAGGCGGTCCCTGTCAGAAACAGCTTCTGGTGTGGTTTATGGTGTGCCTCTTGCACTTACCGCCCCTGCAAGGAGCAGCGAGGAAGGATTTCGGCGGAGCCCTCCGGCCGAGCATAATGCTCCCATTATCTCCAGTCCGTTCGACCGTGCCGCGTGCGTACCGTTCACCTAAGGGCTAATGTACCGGGTGTCCGCGTAATTTCGCGGCTCCGGTTTCCCCGATGAAAACCCGCGTTACCTTTAACGCTCGTGACAGGACCGTAAACGAGAGGCCCGAGAGGACGACGCTAAAACGAGTCAAAGTGTGCGCAACGGATGAAAAAAGACAAGAGGACAGGGACCGAGGGTTGGggaacggggggggggggaaccgCCGGGCAAGGCAAGGCAAGCCAGGAACCATTACGGTAATATCTCGCAGACCGAGGAAGTGATTTTTAAGGAGAGGCGGCTGCCATTTCGTGGCAATTTCGTTCTCCCCATAAGCATTTTTACTCTCCACCTTCGACGTGAGTTGCCGATATCCAGGCGCTGTTAGAACGGAACGATTATGAAAATTTCCCGGCGTTTTCATTTTCAGTGGAACCCGGTATCCGGCGAAGGGTGCTGTTTTTTGCTCTATACCTTCTTATCGCGGTCCCGTAGCTATCCCGTTTTTACATATGTACGCGACCGAGGGATACGAGGCTTGTTACTAACGCTGGAGGTTAGGTTATGTTGTTATTATTAGTAGATTACTATTAGGAAGGATGTCGTTACGCAAGATTAACGTCCATGTGGATGCTGATATCTACATGGTGGTTCATGCCCGTGCGAGACAGGTATTCAGAGATAATGTGGTTCGCATTATGATTGTCACGTTTATGGAGCTCTCAATGCTAATAAAGAACGCTGCATACACGGGATATCTTAAACAGACAAGTAGAACAACAGTAGAATGCGGTCCTGTAAGTGGAATATAGACGTGGAATACCTGGATAAAAGTGGAATACATTTTATAAACAAGAGAAGTGGAACGAATCGGTATATAGTCAgacaaatatgttggtatacAGTCAGACAGGTGAAATAGCCACTAACCTAATCCTCACCTGCAAAAACAGAAATGCAATAAGTCGTATCTATGACTCGCCAAGTAGAATATAGATAATAAACTGGAATGTCATAGAGACAACAATGACAAAACATTTGTGATTCTTCCCCTTTTGTCAAAAGATTTAACTTCGTCGGAATATGCTAAATGATGTATGTCTCTGTTTGTTACAGACCCATCAGCTTCGGGATCATCCTGCGAGGATGACGAGGAGGCTCAGAAGAGGAGCATCAGGCAGCGGAAGAACAGCTTGTACGCGTCTTCCTCGATTCGCGCTGCCTCAGTAGACAGATACAAAGAGCTGGGATCGACCGATGGCGTGGTGGTAGACTGCTTAGCTGTAGTGCACGTGACCGATCAATCGCCCACCGAGTCTAATCAACCGACGCGTCATCCCTCGCCCTATTACTACGGCGACCTATTCAAAGTACCGGAGCAGATCAGCAAATCGCAACCGAACAAGTACCGGAAGAGCGTCAGCCTCGACGTACCGGGCGAACGGTCGAGGACACCCGGTATACCGAAGAGAAATTCGGTGGCAGGTGATGGGGGTTCTTACTCTTCGCAGCAGCTACACCCaccgcaacagcaacagcagcaacaacaatcaCAGCAGCCAGCGCAGCTGCAACAATATCAGAGTCAAGATCTAGTGAGCCCCACGTCGGGGAGCGAGCATGCTGTCCCAGCCAGGAACGAGATCCTCTCGTCGTGCATCATCACCGAGTGGGATCACACCCTCATGCCTCCACATAGACTGTTGAGCCATGACCTGCCAACCACCGTTTGTACTTGCGTCGCATCggcagaggaggaggaggatgagcTAGATCAACGACAGCCGCAACTAACGCGGCACCAAGTGCGCAAGCTACGACGTACACGGAGGATAGATCCGCAGCCGATACTcgtcgaggacgaggacgacgtGGAGGGAGAGGACGAAGGggacgaagaggaggaggaggacgaggaccTGGAGGAAGACGAGGAAGAGATGGCTAGGCAACGTCACCTGTACGAGACGGCCTTCGACTGCAAGGTCAATCGTTCCGACGATGACCTCGATGACCTCGATCGGGTCACCAATCATCCCGTGCTGCACTGCCAGGTAATCTATTCTAGGCTGCCACTATTCCGCCGATTTTTAAATTCATACAATTCATATACGAGCTGTTCAGAGGCTAAATCGATTAACCATCTTTTCACTTCTTCTCCGGTTTATTGCCAAGATACTCGATTGATACTTGACTTTCTACATATTTCAATAATCTTCATTCATGCTTCAGATAAGGAGCAGCAGCGCGATACCAGTAAGCAGAACAAGTTCGTCGACGGATACGTCGAAGCCCTCGCAGCCGCAGCAGGTCCCTTACGCAGGACAGTCCCACAGCAGCAAAGACCGACGAAAGGTCGTACTTCTCCGCCCAAAACCGATTCCGAGCCGTcttcagcagcagcagcagcagcaacaacaacaacaacagcaatcAGACAATATTTCTACTCTGTCCCAAGATATCGAATCCCTCCAGATCAACTCAAGCGACGAGAAGACCGGTTCGCCGAGGCTACCGGCCCGAGGTTACACTCCGTCGCCTCCATCCACGGCGCCGTTGCCGGCGAAGTTCCATGGTAACCGAGACCATTTACTGCTGAACATTCGCAGCACGCCGAACCTACCCTCCCAGCCGGACCATCCGCGTCTGAAAGACTTGCGACTCCCAGTGAAGTCTTCGCTGAGGGCCAAGGACTCCCCGCAGAGCAGCGAAGGCAGCATACTGGAGATCAAAAGCAGACCAAAGAATTTTGCTCAAGACACCGTGGAGTCCTCGCAGGGGCGACGCTTCGACAAAGAACTGATCCTGGAATTCAAGGGCAGGCCGAAGGAGGACCGCCAGCGACCGCGCAGCCTGATCCGCGAGAGCAAGCCTATCATGGAGTTCAAAGGCAGGCCCCACGAGGCCGAGAGCGATCTGTTGAGACCCCGTCGAGACGTTGGTCTCCTCGAGTTCAAGCTACGGACCAGCAGACGCAGaccaggctactcgagcacggAGAGCATGGCGACGAGCAGCAGCGGTGGCAGTATGGAGTCGCTTCGAAGCAGCACCAGTGAGGGCAACAGGTCCACTAGCAGCTCCGAAAGCCGACACAGCACCAGCCTGAGTTCCCACAGCTCCGACAGCGGCAGCACAAACTACTACCACCATCATCCTCAGCCGTCGATGACCGGCTTCCTGACAAACCACGCGAACAAGCTACACATATTGTCCCCGATCTCCGACAAGTCGTCTCAGGAGCCAGCCTCCGAGACCTCGGACAACAACCGGAACAACAACTCGCAGAAAGCCTCGCCAgaggagaacgtcaccaccgaGAATAACGTGACTGCGCCCAACAACACCAACACGGCAAACACGAATACAAACTCCGTCGGTTCGCCTTTGGACACCTCCTTCAAGAAGAGACGCGCACCGCAGAACAAGAATCTCATTAACCTGGCGTTGCAGTCTTCCTCGTCCGGAGATGCAGAGATTCAGGGATCGGACAGCGGGATCTCCATCGAGTCGCGAGCCGGAATCAAGTGCAAGCCCTTCGGGTTCCACTTGATGAAGCCGCAGCTGGATAATATCAATCTCGTCGACAACGAGCCAGAGCTTTCCGACCTGCCTTTCGACATGCCCAAGCTGCGGAGGAGGCGACTGCTCATGCAACAGGACGCCACCACTTCGGGCAGCGCGACCAGCGTCGATCTAAGGGACTTGCCCTTTGACATGCCGAAACTACGGAGGAGACTCAGGTGCATGCAGAGCACGGAATCCAGCGGGTCACAGGCCTCCTCGAGCTTGTCTGTGAGAGACGTCGAGCCACCTCCCCTGTTTGGTAAGTGTAGACATCCACTTTTTATCATTGGTGTGCTAGTATTGTGTTTTCAAGTCTTTGAACTTTGTACGTGTGCCTTGAGTACTTTGAAAACTATACAGGGCGGTTCAAGAATTAGTCCTCCGTGATTTTTAAGCACTTCGAATAGTTGGACTAAAAAATGTGCTGAACGTCGATCAGCTTGCGTTCGACCTGAAATTGCAAAAAGTCTTACTTCGACGAAAACTTCAGGTTAGCTTCACTTTTCTCATCAGTGGCACTATGTATTTtttaccccttgccgtattttgacgagccagactcgtgatgaaggtttttaacaaagtctaacaaatatgaatgttacgcgtttcactttaggtaatcaatatttaaccactaaaataaatatagccataccaaaaatatacattttcttttcccttctacgatatTTTGGTGCATAAATATGGTTtaataactgtaaagaaaatggtacggcaaggggttaaattacactgtccaacaaatttcaactttttttatgttccctaattactgttgagtccttgttatagagttttttgcgctgatttcgAATctctttttaattgttttcctatacgcacagtttttgagaaacatggctttgaaaaaaaaaacatatttttcaactttaaacaaatattgtgatgttattataaaagatattgaattgttctttgcagcaaaagagtctgtagactttcccgaatatagtgatatccaatattaatacagtatgattgtttaaacatgtttaaacaatgattaaagacggaaaggtaccacttttgcaccaattctctatcgcgtggtatagttc from Lasioglossum baleicum chromosome 2, iyLasBale1, whole genome shotgun sequence harbors:
- the Hwt gene encoding SH2 domain-containing adapter heavyweight isoform X1; this translates as MERVWRRVQGAGRRGAAARCGCPMQPCQLHVDQRAKRGGGGRKSRGGPQTIVCGCQVQPCPVHPVLIRVRRTRPAVTNCDCPPDSQPCPHAPPPRTSALRRVRRCDCPERPCRHGAYSGTRRRVPAQPSSPSFSAAGQSNQQQQQQPCECIERINCTHAAAAGVEGAAVECECEEEVKPCSHTVKQRRSRRTCDCSGSGSQPCSHKPQHEGRIKRVKCRVRRAGCAMARCTAELAMLHLHWGLATECAPCRPRALTRRLCRRQQSDNELYRSNSFKFERFERTKDECATPLRKQVSDERKLCEVTSGVVIVSLCDDYSLPVDFVNKRRPVSAAAATSTVQWALPSPTVENAEVEVVEQYSDPRDSKSKAYVEPGAESSLPTIYSKVNRNYCRPYTDPSASGSSCEDDEEAQKRSIRQRKNSLYASSSIRAASVDRYKELGSTDGVVVDCLAVVHVTDQSPTESNQPTRHPSPYYYGDLFKVPEQISKSQPNKYRKSVSLDVPGERSRTPGIPKRNSVAGDGGSYSSQQLHPPQQQQQQQQSQQPAQLQQYQSQDLVSPTSGSEHAVPARNEILSSCIITEWDHTLMPPHRLLSHDLPTTVCTCVASAEEEEDELDQRQPQLTRHQVRKLRRTRRIDPQPILVEDEDDVEGEDEGDEEEEEDEDLEEDEEEMARQRHLYETAFDCKVNRSDDDLDDLDRVTNHPVLHCQIRSSSAIPVSRTSSSTDTSKPSQPQQVPYAGQSHSSKDRRKVVLLRPKPIPSRLQQQQQQQQQQQQQSDNISTLSQDIESLQINSSDEKTGSPRLPARGYTPSPPSTAPLPAKFHGNRDHLLLNIRSTPNLPSQPDHPRLKDLRLPVKSSLRAKDSPQSSEGSILEIKSRPKNFAQDTVESSQGRRFDKELILEFKGRPKEDRQRPRSLIRESKPIMEFKGRPHEAESDLLRPRRDVGLLEFKLRTSRRRPGYSSTESMATSSSGGSMESLRSSTSEGNRSTSSSESRHSTSLSSHSSDSGSTNYYHHHPQPSMTGFLTNHANKLHILSPISDKSSQEPASETSDNNRNNNSQKASPEENVTTENNVTAPNNTNTANTNTNSVGSPLDTSFKKRRAPQNKNLINLALQSSSSGDAEIQGSDSGISIESRAGIKCKPFGFHLMKPQLDNINLVDNEPELSDLPFDMPKLRRRRLLMQQDATTSGSATSVDLRDLPFDMPKLRRRLRCMQSTESSGSQASSSLSVRDVEPPPLFGGGLARPKMTLNLDAGNGTSSAGGAGQITLKKPGALSLGLPLEISTARGSADLVDVDLPLERQGWYHGSITRIEAEAVLRLLREGSYLVRNSESTKQDYSLSLKSARGFMHMRIQKNDELNAYILGQFSKPFESIPEMVRHFSVNRLPIRGAEHMCLLHPVIAQLL
- the Hwt gene encoding SH2 domain-containing adapter heavyweight isoform X2, with amino-acid sequence MERVWRRVQGAGRRGAAARCGCPMQPCQLHVDQRAKRGGGGRKSRGGPQTIVCGCQVQPCPVHPVLIRVRRTRPAVTNCDCPPDSQPCPHAPPPRTSALRRVRRCDCPERPCRHGAYSGTRRRVPAQPSSPSFSAAGQSNQQQQQQPCECIERINCTHAAAAGVEGAAVECECEEEVKPCSHTVKQRRSRRTCDCSGSGSQPCSHKPQHEGRIKRVKCRVRRAGCAMARCTAELAMLHLHWGLATECAPCRPRALTRRLCRRQQSDNELYRSNSFKFERFERTKDECATPLRKQVSLCDDYSLPVDFVNKRRPVSAAAATSTVQWALPSPTVENAEVEVVEQYSDPRDSKSKAYVEPGAESSLPTIYSKVNRNYCRPYTDPSASGSSCEDDEEAQKRSIRQRKNSLYASSSIRAASVDRYKELGSTDGVVVDCLAVVHVTDQSPTESNQPTRHPSPYYYGDLFKVPEQISKSQPNKYRKSVSLDVPGERSRTPGIPKRNSVAGDGGSYSSQQLHPPQQQQQQQQSQQPAQLQQYQSQDLVSPTSGSEHAVPARNEILSSCIITEWDHTLMPPHRLLSHDLPTTVCTCVASAEEEEDELDQRQPQLTRHQVRKLRRTRRIDPQPILVEDEDDVEGEDEGDEEEEEDEDLEEDEEEMARQRHLYETAFDCKVNRSDDDLDDLDRVTNHPVLHCQIRSSSAIPVSRTSSSTDTSKPSQPQQVPYAGQSHSSKDRRKVVLLRPKPIPSRLQQQQQQQQQQQQQSDNISTLSQDIESLQINSSDEKTGSPRLPARGYTPSPPSTAPLPAKFHGNRDHLLLNIRSTPNLPSQPDHPRLKDLRLPVKSSLRAKDSPQSSEGSILEIKSRPKNFAQDTVESSQGRRFDKELILEFKGRPKEDRQRPRSLIRESKPIMEFKGRPHEAESDLLRPRRDVGLLEFKLRTSRRRPGYSSTESMATSSSGGSMESLRSSTSEGNRSTSSSESRHSTSLSSHSSDSGSTNYYHHHPQPSMTGFLTNHANKLHILSPISDKSSQEPASETSDNNRNNNSQKASPEENVTTENNVTAPNNTNTANTNTNSVGSPLDTSFKKRRAPQNKNLINLALQSSSSGDAEIQGSDSGISIESRAGIKCKPFGFHLMKPQLDNINLVDNEPELSDLPFDMPKLRRRRLLMQQDATTSGSATSVDLRDLPFDMPKLRRRLRCMQSTESSGSQASSSLSVRDVEPPPLFGGGLARPKMTLNLDAGNGTSSAGGAGQITLKKPGALSLGLPLEISTARGSADLVDVDLPLERQGWYHGSITRIEAEAVLRLLREGSYLVRNSESTKQDYSLSLKSARGFMHMRIQKNDELNAYILGQFSKPFESIPEMVRHFSVNRLPIRGAEHMCLLHPVIAQLL